In a single window of the Candoia aspera isolate rCanAsp1 chromosome 14, rCanAsp1.hap2, whole genome shotgun sequence genome:
- the NPW gene encoding neuropeptide W — protein sequence MASRQGTRTARAGPGLLLLLLLLLPGPAGAWYKHVASPRYHTVGRASGLLMGVRRSPYLWRREEAGGELRASPPVDVPPPWLRLQLQPWAAPEPPRPEGRWGRDVLERLPVRPGRAAGLAAFRPGCPAAEEAWPGRALERSLRKQTPTDGEQQALPGSIFGPEM from the exons ATGGCGTCGAGGCAAGGAACGCGCACGgcgcgggccgggccgggcctcctgctgctgctcctgctgctgctgccgggCCCGGCCGGAGCCTGGTACAAGCACGTGGCCAGCCCGCGCTACCACACGGTGGGCCGGGCGTCGGGGCTGCTGATGGGCGTCCGGCGCTCCCCCTACCTCTGGCGCCGGGAGGAGGCCGGCGGCGAGCTCCGCGCCAGCCCACCGGTGGACGTGCCCCCGCCGTGGCTGCGCCTGCAGCTGCAGCCCTGGGCCGCGCCGGAGCCGCCCCGGCCGGAGGGGCGCTGGGGGCGCGACGTCCTGGAGAGGCTTCCCGTGCGCCCCGGCCGGGCGGCGGGCCTGGCCGCCTTCCGGCCGGGTTGCCCGGCAGCCGAGGAGGCCTGGCCCGGTCGCGCCCTCGAGCGGTCCCTGCGGAAGCAGACGCCGACCGACGGGGAGCAGCAGGCGCTGCCGGGCAG TATTTTCGGACCGGAGATGTGA